The Methanococcus maripaludis genome has a window encoding:
- a CDS encoding 4Fe-4S binding protein encodes MTVEIIVDKEKCTGCGKCYNKCPKGPRIYKQDQDGKYYAFDVSDCHNCKICVAACPVGAIQVNLKKRIIEKQINKLKEKFH; translated from the coding sequence ATGACTGTAGAAATTATCGTTGATAAAGAAAAATGCACTGGTTGCGGTAAATGTTACAATAAGTGTCCTAAAGGCCCTAGAATTTATAAACAAGACCAAGACGGAAAATACTATGCATTTGATGTTTCAGATTGTCACAACTGTAAAATCTGCGTTGCAGCATGTCCTGTTGGTGCAATTCAGGTTAATTTAAAAAAACGCATTATTGAAAAACAAATTAATAAGTTAAAAGAAAAATTCCACTAG
- a CDS encoding ATP-dependent helicase — translation MKNDGEILDLFEPAVKKWWVNKFEAYKSINNGYFTPPQRLAIPKIHFGRNTLICSPTGSGKTLSSFIAIINELFRIEKEEGLQNSIYCLYISPLKSLANDIHVNLDEPLSEVKEILKEEGSEITGIRHAIRHGDTSNYEKSKMLKNTPHILNTTPETLAIILNSPKFKEKLKTVRWVIIDEIHALADNKRGVHLSISLERLRELTNQEFLRIGCSATVEPLEMVAEYLGGYYDDGYNRPVEIVDTRFVRGYDLKLLCPVEDLINRTPKEISEKLYEKLDRLIQTHENTLIFTNTRGGAERVLYNLRKRYPGKYDETNSGCHHGSLSKEKRHELEEKLKTGSLKFATTSSSLELGIDMPYIDLVVQIGSPKSVKTMLQRIGRAGHGIGKVAKGRIIALDRDELLECAVMLKKAMDGFIDKVHIPKGPLDVLIQHIYGIAINGYIELERVKNIIRRSYNYHEITDEEFDILLNYLTASYAGMDEKRIYSKIWYDPDTKMIGKTGKTARAIYYMNIGTIPDDFSCDVYLRGTTVWVGKLDEQYLDRLEKGDVFTLGGEHLKFQYRRGSKVYVDKTSERPNIPSWYSERLPLSYDLGRNILLFKKEAVSKYNAGRLLDLLSEYPLDSNATKSLYGLFNQQILYKGNDSVSTLNKMVVEGHIFDKKMHYYFHSNYGRKFNDGFSRAVAYALSKQYKLGVLVSISDNGFSLEFAKNQRIDIESVVKSLTPENIKDILKQALDGTNLLKRMFRINATRSLMILRNYIGHKKSAKKQQVSADLLINYAKSLDRFAPLEETLREIIEDSLELDNIREVLGEIRSGKLKINIIDVPIPTPMSFGIATLNASDSVLAENKNQLLKDFHQMVIKMIEYEKGISLED, via the coding sequence TTGAAAAATGATGGCGAAATACTAGATTTATTCGAACCTGCTGTCAAAAAATGGTGGGTAAATAAATTTGAAGCCTATAAATCAATTAATAATGGATATTTTACCCCACCTCAAAGGCTCGCAATTCCAAAAATTCATTTTGGAAGAAATACTTTAATTTGTAGCCCTACGGGAAGTGGAAAAACACTTAGCAGCTTTATTGCAATTATAAACGAACTTTTTAGAATTGAAAAAGAAGAAGGGCTACAAAACAGTATATACTGCCTCTACATCAGCCCGCTAAAAAGTCTTGCAAACGACATTCACGTAAATTTAGACGAACCATTATCTGAAGTAAAAGAAATTTTAAAAGAAGAAGGTAGCGAAATTACAGGAATTAGACATGCGATAAGGCATGGCGATACTTCAAATTATGAAAAATCAAAAATGCTAAAAAATACGCCGCATATTTTAAATACAACTCCGGAAACTCTTGCAATTATATTAAATTCCCCAAAATTTAAGGAAAAATTAAAAACTGTTCGATGGGTAATTATCGATGAAATCCACGCGCTTGCAGATAACAAAAGAGGAGTTCATTTAAGTATCAGCCTTGAACGACTTCGTGAGCTTACTAATCAGGAATTTTTAAGAATCGGGTGCAGTGCAACTGTTGAACCTTTAGAAATGGTTGCAGAATACCTTGGAGGGTATTATGACGATGGGTACAACAGACCCGTTGAAATAGTCGATACAAGGTTTGTTAGGGGATACGATTTAAAATTGCTGTGTCCTGTTGAGGATTTAATAAATAGAACTCCAAAAGAAATTTCTGAAAAGCTCTACGAAAAACTTGATAGGTTAATTCAAACTCATGAAAATACGCTCATATTTACAAATACGAGGGGTGGCGCTGAAAGAGTATTATATAATCTTAGAAAGCGTTATCCTGGAAAATACGATGAAACAAACAGCGGATGCCACCACGGAAGTTTATCAAAAGAAAAAAGGCACGAACTCGAAGAAAAATTAAAAACAGGAAGCCTTAAATTTGCCACAACTAGCAGCAGCCTTGAACTTGGAATCGATATGCCATATATCGACCTTGTAGTTCAGATTGGAAGTCCAAAAAGTGTTAAAACTATGCTTCAAAGAATTGGTAGGGCAGGCCACGGAATTGGAAAGGTTGCCAAAGGTAGAATCATTGCACTTGACAGGGACGAACTTTTAGAGTGCGCTGTAATGCTTAAAAAAGCAATGGATGGTTTTATCGATAAAGTGCACATTCCAAAAGGTCCACTTGATGTTTTGATACAGCATATCTATGGAATTGCGATAAACGGATATATCGAGCTTGAAAGAGTAAAAAATATCATTAGAAGAAGTTATAACTACCACGAAATTACCGATGAAGAGTTTGATATTCTTTTAAACTACCTGACTGCATCTTATGCTGGAATGGACGAAAAAAGGATATATTCAAAAATATGGTACGATCCAGACACAAAAATGATTGGAAAAACTGGAAAAACTGCAAGAGCAATTTATTACATGAATATAGGCACAATTCCTGACGATTTCAGCTGTGACGTATATTTGAGGGGAACTACAGTCTGGGTTGGAAAACTCGATGAACAGTATTTGGACAGGCTTGAAAAGGGCGATGTATTTACACTTGGTGGAGAACACCTTAAATTTCAGTATAGGCGTGGAAGCAAGGTTTATGTCGATAAAACAAGTGAAAGGCCAAATATTCCTAGCTGGTACTCTGAAAGACTGCCTTTAAGCTACGACCTTGGTAGAAATATCCTTCTTTTTAAAAAGGAAGCTGTTTCAAAATATAATGCAGGTAGACTCCTTGATCTTTTAAGTGAATACCCACTTGATTCAAATGCTACAAAAAGTCTTTACGGGCTTTTTAACCAGCAGATATTATACAAAGGAAACGATAGCGTCAGTACATTAAATAAAATGGTTGTAGAAGGCCATATTTTTGATAAAAAAATGCATTACTACTTCCACAGTAATTACGGAAGGAAATTTAACGACGGATTCAGCAGAGCTGTGGCTTATGCCCTGAGTAAACAGTACAAACTTGGAGTTTTGGTAAGTATTTCCGATAACGGATTTTCACTTGAATTTGCGAAAAACCAAAGAATTGATATTGAAAGTGTGGTAAAATCATTAACTCCTGAAAATATAAAAGATATCTTAAAACAGGCTCTTGATGGAACAAACCTGTTAAAAAGGATGTTTAGGATAAATGCGACAAGAAGTCTCATGATTTTGAGAAATTACATTGGACATAAAAAATCTGCGAAAAAACAGCAAGTAAGTGCAGATTTGCTAATAAATTACGCAAAAAGCCTCGATAGATTTGCACCCCTTGAGGAAACACTGCGAGAAATAATTGAAGATTCACTTGAACTTGATAATATTCGTGAAGTTTTGGGCGAAATTAGGAGCGGAAAATTAAAAATTAATATAATTGATGTTCCAATACCTACCCCGATGAGCTTTGGAATTGCAACACTTAATGCAAGCGATTCAGTTCTTGCTGAAAATAAAAACCAGCTTTTGAAAGATTTCCACCAAATGGTAATCAAAATGATTGAATACGAAAAGGGAATTTCGCTTGAGGACTAA
- a CDS encoding metallophosphoesterase → MNINGHEIQFKDNAVFLEETKTLIIADVHVGMEEFIRRTGVLFPLNEKKELLKRIKNLIIEFKPEKLVFLGDFLHHFQKVPYKVYETVRELNSLLKNHEIIVIRGNHDIMLEYILKENTNFKILDYLFEDKILMVHGDKKFDVDFKFNLLIMGHEHPVLEINKQRFPSYLEIVQNDFEILVAPAFSNIASGVKINELESNFMSPYLKKVKKEEIFPIVIGEEVLKFPDLSILEKFL, encoded by the coding sequence ATGAACATTAATGGACATGAAATCCAGTTTAAAGATAATGCAGTGTTTTTAGAAGAAACTAAAACTTTAATAATTGCAGATGTCCACGTTGGAATGGAAGAATTTATTCGGCGAACCGGTGTTTTATTCCCACTAAATGAAAAAAAAGAACTTCTAAAACGAATTAAAAATTTGATAATTGAATTTAAACCTGAAAAACTTGTATTTTTAGGGGATTTTCTCCACCACTTTCAAAAAGTACCCTACAAAGTCTATGAAACAGTTCGAGAATTAAATTCCCTTTTAAAAAATCATGAAATAATCGTAATTCGCGGAAATCACGATATAATGCTCGAATATATACTTAAGGAAAATACTAATTTTAAAATTTTAGATTACTTATTTGAAGATAAAATTTTAATGGTTCACGGCGATAAAAAATTTGACGTTGATTTTAAATTTAATCTCTTAATCATGGGACATGAACATCCTGTTTTAGAAATAAATAAACAGAGGTTTCCAAGCTATCTTGAAATCGTTCAGAATGACTTTGAGATACTTGTAGCTCCTGCATTTTCAAACATTGCATCAGGGGTTAAAATAAACGAACTTGAAAGCAACTTCATGTCACCCTACTTGAAAAAAGTTAAAAAAGAAGAGATATTCCCAATAGTTATTGGAGAAGAAGTTTTAAAATTTCCCGATCTCTCAATACTTGAAAAATTCCTGTAA
- a CDS encoding undecaprenyl-diphosphate phosphatase has translation MEELILGIVQGLTEFLPISSSGHLAIFTAIFNSTPDVGYFAFLHLATFLAVLIFVKSEVFEIINGISKKDKEYINLASKLVLSTIPAVFVGLFFGDFIESVFSSTYLIGIFLSITGILMLLSDKLNKNLKTIKSIPYFDALIVGVFQAFSVLPGISRSGTTLFAALFLGMKKEDAVKYSFLMSLPVTFGAGILELHNVAFSTEQIFGFVISFLTGLLGLYLVKRMVIGGKLKIFGYYCFLASFFVLTFL, from the coding sequence ATGGAAGAATTAATTCTAGGAATAGTTCAGGGACTTACCGAATTTTTACCGATTTCAAGTTCTGGACACCTCGCAATATTTACTGCAATTTTTAACAGCACACCTGATGTAGGTTATTTTGCATTTTTACACCTTGCAACATTTCTGGCAGTCTTAATTTTTGTAAAATCTGAAGTTTTTGAGATAATAAACGGGATTTCAAAAAAAGATAAAGAGTATATTAACCTCGCATCAAAACTTGTTTTATCAACAATTCCTGCAGTTTTTGTTGGATTATTTTTTGGAGATTTTATAGAATCAGTTTTTTCATCAACTTATCTGATCGGGATTTTTTTATCGATCACAGGAATATTAATGCTTCTCTCAGATAAACTGAATAAAAATCTAAAAACAATTAAATCTATTCCTTATTTTGATGCACTAATCGTTGGAGTATTTCAGGCTTTTTCAGTACTTCCTGGAATTTCAAGGAGTGGAACAACGCTTTTTGCAGCGCTTTTTTTAGGAATGAAAAAAGAAGATGCTGTAAAATATTCATTTTTAATGAGCCTTCCAGTAACGTTTGGTGCAGGGATACTAGAACTTCACAATGTAGCTTTTTCAACAGAGCAGATATTTGGATTTGTTATTTCATTTTTAACGGGACTTTTGGGATTATATCTTGTTAAAAGGATGGTAATTGGTGGAAAACTTAAAATTTTTGGATATTACTGCTTTTTAGCATCATTTTTTGTGTTAACGTTTTTATAA
- the minD gene encoding cell division ATPase MinD: MIITVASGKGGVGKTTTSANLAVALSKLGKKTIVIDGDISMANLGLIFDFEKNRPSIHEVLAEECSVRDAIYKHKTGAFVLPASLSIAGYKKSDLDLFPDVINEIADEYDYVIIDAPAGLNKDMAIHLAIADKILLVVTPELFSIADAMKIKESSEMAGTNVMGIVLNRTGKDFGEMGPDEIEMILEEKIVGLIPEDGNIRNATLKKMDVIQYSPRSPASKAYTELALKVTGSYVDMDKIEEMYNESFFEKLKRSVFSKFKK, from the coding sequence ATGATTATTACGGTAGCTTCTGGAAAAGGAGGAGTTGGAAAAACGACAACTTCTGCAAATTTGGCGGTTGCACTTTCCAAACTCGGCAAAAAAACTATTGTAATTGATGGCGATATTTCAATGGCTAATTTAGGGCTGATATTTGATTTTGAAAAAAACAGACCGTCCATTCATGAAGTTCTCGCAGAAGAGTGTTCAGTAAGAGATGCAATTTACAAACATAAAACCGGTGCATTTGTACTTCCCGCAAGCCTTTCAATTGCAGGTTATAAAAAATCTGACCTAGATTTATTCCCTGATGTTATAAATGAAATTGCTGATGAATACGATTACGTAATTATCGACGCTCCAGCAGGTTTGAATAAAGATATGGCAATTCACCTTGCAATTGCAGATAAAATCCTTCTTGTAGTAACTCCTGAGCTTTTTTCAATTGCGGATGCGATGAAAATTAAAGAAAGCAGCGAAATGGCAGGAACTAACGTAATGGGAATTGTTTTAAATAGAACTGGAAAAGATTTCGGTGAAATGGGGCCTGACGAAATTGAAATGATTTTGGAAGAAAAAATTGTTGGATTGATCCCCGAAGATGGAAATATTAGAAATGCGACCCTTAAAAAAATGGATGTAATCCAGTACAGTCCAAGAAGCCCCGCTTCAAAAGCATACACTGAACTTGCTCTAAAAGTTACAGGGTCATACGTTGACATGGATAAAATCGAAGAAATGTATAACGAAAGTTTCTTTGAAAAATTAAAAAGAAGCGTTTTTTCAAAATTTAAGAAATAA
- the purF gene encoding amidophosphoribosyltransferase, which translates to MCGIFGIYSHEKSNIVKKVYYGLYALQHRGQEGAGIAVGNGKEIGHYKGLGLVPEVFSNKELQNLYGHIGVGHVRYSTTGGNIIDNCQPFVVNSTFGKIAIAHNGDIVNSKELKHELEKKGHIFVSTTDSEVIAQLLVRELLKNDDIISAITNVTQKLNGAYSLLIIYDDTLIALRDPNGFKPLCIGKDDGAYYFSSESCALDIVDVEFERDVAPGEMVVVNKNGINTYKLPNAKEKASTCMFEYVYFARPDSVIDGISVYAVRRNIGKILARETPEEVDIVSPVPDSGIIFSQGYTEEAEIPYYEALIKNRYIGRTFILPTQEERDLAVRLKLNPVKHLLKDKKVMLIDDSIVRGTTSGKIMKMVKKAGAKEVHLRIGSPRIVSPCFYGIDMATTKELIANSKTNEEIAEMIGADSVAYLSVEGLVEAIGRDDLCLACLNGEYPTDVSCKFECGSCKK; encoded by the coding sequence ATGTGTGGAATCTTTGGAATTTATTCTCATGAAAAAAGTAACATTGTAAAAAAAGTTTACTATGGTCTTTACGCGCTTCAGCACAGGGGGCAGGAAGGTGCTGGAATTGCTGTCGGAAACGGCAAAGAAATAGGCCACTACAAGGGATTGGGATTGGTTCCTGAAGTATTTTCCAACAAGGAATTACAAAATTTGTACGGCCATATTGGGGTAGGCCATGTAAGGTATTCCACAACTGGCGGAAACATAATTGACAACTGTCAGCCGTTTGTTGTAAACAGCACTTTTGGAAAAATTGCAATTGCCCACAATGGGGATATTGTAAATTCAAAAGAATTAAAACACGAACTCGAAAAAAAGGGACATATTTTTGTTTCTACAACCGATTCTGAAGTTATTGCTCAACTTTTAGTTAGGGAACTTTTAAAAAATGATGATATTATTTCTGCAATCACAAACGTGACGCAAAAATTAAATGGTGCTTATTCTCTTTTAATCATCTACGATGACACATTGATAGCTTTAAGGGATCCAAACGGATTTAAGCCATTATGTATTGGAAAAGATGACGGCGCATACTATTTCAGTTCTGAAAGCTGTGCTCTTGATATCGTTGACGTTGAATTCGAAAGGGATGTTGCCCCTGGAGAAATGGTTGTTGTAAATAAAAATGGAATTAACACATACAAATTACCAAATGCAAAAGAAAAAGCATCAACGTGCATGTTTGAATATGTTTATTTTGCAAGGCCTGATTCAGTAATCGATGGAATAAGCGTTTATGCAGTTAGAAGAAATATTGGAAAGATTTTAGCAAGGGAGACTCCTGAAGAAGTCGATATTGTATCACCAGTTCCAGATTCGGGAATTATTTTTTCACAAGGGTACACTGAAGAAGCAGAAATTCCTTACTACGAAGCTTTAATTAAGAATAGATACATTGGAAGAACATTTATCCTTCCAACACAGGAAGAAAGGGATCTTGCAGTAAGATTGAAGTTAAACCCCGTAAAACACCTTTTAAAAGATAAAAAAGTCATGTTGATTGATGATAGTATTGTAAGGGGAACTACATCTGGAAAAATCATGAAAATGGTTAAAAAAGCAGGTGCAAAAGAAGTTCACCTGAGAATCGGGTCACCAAGAATTGTTTCACCATGTTTTTACGGAATAGACATGGCTACAACAAAGGAATTAATTGCAAATTCAAAAACCAATGAAGAAATAGCAGAAATGATTGGTGCAGATTCTGTTGCATATTTAAGTGTTGAAGGATTAGTCGAAGCAATTGGAAGAGATGACCTCTGTTTAGCATGTTTAAACGGAGAATATCCAACAGACGTGTCTTGCAAATTTGAATGCGGAAGTTGCAAAAAATAA
- a CDS encoding 50S ribosomal protein L37e has translation MTKGTPSQGKHNKGSNHIVCRRCGRRSFHVRKKVCAACGFGKSSKIKRFAWQWKKVTGKGNRVK, from the coding sequence ATGACAAAAGGAACACCATCCCAAGGTAAACACAATAAAGGTTCAAACCATATTGTATGCAGAAGATGTGGAAGAAGATCATTCCACGTAAGAAAAAAAGTATGTGCAGCATGCGGATTTGGTAAAAGCTCAAAAATCAAAAGATTTGCATGGCAATGGAAAAAAGTTACCGGAAAAGGAAACAGAGTAAAATAA
- a CDS encoding LSm family protein: MMDTQRPLDALGKSINTNVTVFLKDGKVVKGRLKAYDLHMNVALENAKIENDEEKEFPMLVVRGDNVLYVSL, from the coding sequence ATGATGGATACACAAAGACCATTAGACGCTTTAGGTAAGTCAATCAATACAAACGTAACAGTTTTCTTAAAAGATGGTAAAGTTGTTAAAGGAAGATTAAAAGCATACGATTTACACATGAACGTTGCTTTAGAAAACGCTAAAATCGAAAACGATGAAGAAAAAGAATTCCCTATGTTAGTCGTAAGGGGAGACAACGTACTCTACGTTTCATTATAA
- a CDS encoding 3-isopropylmalate dehydratase large subunit, producing MAMTLAEKILAKASGNTQVSPGDIVMAKVETAMVHDITGPLSVNTLKKEGISKVWDNEKIVIPFDHQIPADSINAAENHILMRNFVKEQNIKHFYDIREGVCHQVLPEKGHVVPGTVVVGADSHTCTYGAFGAFATGIGSTDMAAVFATGELWFKVPETLYFNISGELKPEVMSKDVILSIIGMVGADGATYKAAQFAGNTVDNMTIASRMSMSNMAIEMGGKAGLIAPDDKTINYVKNAMETNNTAKPFEFILGDKNAEFEEKFEIEVDNLEPVMACPHNVDNVKTVREVAGTPIDQVFIGSCTNGRIEDLRAALKVIEKHGGISKDIRVVVTPASRSVMLEAIDEGLIKKFYQYGCVVTNPSCSACMGALYGLLGPGEVGIATSNRNFRGREGSLESDVYLASPITAAACAVKGEIVDPRDL from the coding sequence ATGGCAATGACCCTAGCTGAAAAAATTTTGGCAAAAGCTTCAGGAAATACTCAGGTTTCACCTGGAGACATCGTTATGGCTAAAGTAGAAACCGCGATGGTTCATGATATCACTGGCCCACTTTCTGTAAATACCCTCAAGAAAGAAGGTATTTCAAAGGTTTGGGACAATGAAAAAATTGTGATTCCATTCGACCACCAGATACCTGCTGATAGCATCAACGCTGCTGAAAATCATATATTAATGAGAAACTTTGTAAAAGAACAAAATATCAAACACTTCTACGACATTAGAGAGGGAGTTTGCCACCAAGTATTGCCTGAAAAAGGCCACGTAGTTCCAGGAACCGTTGTTGTTGGGGCAGACAGCCACACCTGTACATACGGTGCATTTGGTGCATTTGCAACAGGTATTGGAAGCACCGACATGGCAGCAGTATTCGCAACCGGTGAACTCTGGTTTAAAGTTCCTGAAACACTCTATTTCAACATCAGTGGAGAATTAAAACCAGAAGTAATGTCTAAAGATGTAATATTGAGTATTATCGGAATGGTTGGAGCTGACGGTGCAACATACAAAGCTGCACAGTTTGCAGGAAACACAGTTGATAATATGACTATTGCATCAAGAATGTCAATGTCAAACATGGCTATTGAAATGGGCGGAAAAGCAGGTTTGATTGCTCCGGACGACAAAACAATTAATTATGTAAAAAATGCAATGGAAACCAACAACACCGCAAAACCATTCGAATTTATTCTTGGAGATAAAAATGCAGAATTTGAAGAAAAATTCGAAATTGAAGTAGATAACCTCGAACCTGTTATGGCATGCCCGCACAACGTGGATAATGTAAAAACAGTACGGGAAGTTGCAGGAACCCCTATTGACCAGGTATTCATTGGTTCATGTACAAACGGAAGAATCGAAGACTTGAGAGCTGCATTAAAAGTTATTGAAAAGCATGGTGGAATTTCAAAAGACATAAGAGTCGTTGTAACCCCTGCATCAAGAAGCGTAATGCTTGAAGCTATTGATGAAGGATTAATTAAAAAATTCTACCAGTACGGTTGCGTTGTAACAAATCCATCGTGTTCTGCATGCATGGGTGCATTATACGGACTTTTAGGTCCTGGAGAAGTTGGAATTGCAACATCAAACAGAAACTTCAGGGGAAGAGAAGGTTCCCTAGAATCAGACGTATACCTTGCATCACCAATAACTGCCGCGGCATGCGCAGTTAAAGGGGAAATTGTCGATCCAAGAGATCTGTAA
- a CDS encoding CBS domain-containing protein, giving the protein MIVREVMNENFLKVSPSDIVGEVVQSLYKNKKTYAPVIEDEEIVGWVTALDLLTGCKHVKTEEAMLFLDEIKTINPDEELSDELISEMIENEVFAYPVVENDKIVGTLSSFDILKKLTVK; this is encoded by the coding sequence ATGATTGTAAGGGAAGTCATGAACGAAAATTTTTTAAAAGTTTCTCCAAGCGACATTGTGGGAGAAGTAGTCCAGTCGTTATATAAAAATAAAAAGACTTACGCGCCCGTAATCGAAGATGAAGAGATTGTTGGATGGGTTACGGCTTTAGATTTACTTACCGGATGTAAACACGTTAAAACAGAAGAAGCAATGCTTTTTTTAGATGAAATCAAAACAATAAATCCGGATGAGGAACTATCTGACGAATTAATCTCCGAAATGATAGAAAACGAAGTTTTCGCATACCCTGTTGTTGAGAATGATAAAATTGTTGGAACTTTAAGTTCATTTGATATTTTGAAAAAATTAACCGTTAAATAA
- a CDS encoding nickel-dependent hydrogenase large subunit produces MYEGEIAIGPVHSTMLEPHRLRLFIEDEIVKDAELTIGVNHRGVERLMEGLPVEKACILCEKICGICSHIHLWSAARLAEIGCNIEIPERANHIRIIVEELERLHSHTLLFGHAFEILGHETMSMRCFMLREPIMQVFFEISGSRVHYSCPIIGGIRPRCNISDTQIPHILEKVSKYEEGLNKFIERMLNDPMIISRVKDVGVMDRKTAAKFHAVGPTARGSNVKSDMRKWGWVPEYDPYDFDEILFDSGDVFARLAVRFYECLESVKIIKQAVNALKDTADKRIYNPNYELHEFKPINCYTEAQRGEQYYSYGLDGEGLVRQAKIRTPTATNLGAMEDIVKGYHVSDAELIIASCDPCFTCTDRLMVLKEPFKK; encoded by the coding sequence ATGTACGAAGGAGAAATTGCAATCGGGCCAGTGCACTCTACAATGCTTGAACCCCACAGATTGAGATTATTTATCGAAGATGAGATTGTAAAAGATGCAGAACTTACTATTGGTGTTAACCACAGGGGCGTAGAAAGATTAATGGAAGGACTCCCCGTTGAAAAAGCGTGTATCTTATGTGAAAAAATTTGTGGAATCTGTTCACACATTCACCTCTGGAGTGCAGCAAGGCTTGCTGAAATCGGGTGTAACATCGAAATTCCAGAACGTGCAAATCACATAAGAATTATCGTGGAAGAATTAGAGAGACTTCACTCACACACACTGCTTTTTGGACACGCTTTTGAAATATTGGGGCATGAAACAATGTCTATGAGATGTTTCATGTTAAGGGAACCAATCATGCAGGTATTTTTTGAAATCTCTGGAAGCAGAGTTCACTATTCATGCCCAATAATTGGTGGAATCAGGCCAAGATGCAATATTTCAGATACCCAAATTCCGCATATACTTGAAAAAGTTTCAAAATATGAGGAAGGTTTGAATAAATTTATTGAAAGAATGTTAAATGACCCGATGATTATTTCAAGAGTAAAAGATGTTGGTGTCATGGATAGAAAAACTGCGGCAAAATTCCACGCAGTGGGCCCTACTGCAAGAGGAAGCAATGTAAAATCAGATATGAGGAAGTGGGGATGGGTTCCAGAATACGATCCATACGACTTTGACGAAATATTATTTGACAGTGGGGATGTGTTTGCAAGACTCGCTGTTCGATTTTATGAATGCCTCGAAAGTGTTAAAATCATAAAACAGGCAGTAAATGCGTTAAAAGATACTGCTGATAAAAGAATATACAATCCAAATTACGAGTTACACGAATTTAAGCCAATAAACTGTTACACCGAAGCTCAAAGGGGAGAACAGTACTATTCATATGGACTTGATGGTGAAGGACTTGTAAGGCAGGCAAAAATCAGAACCCCGACTGCAACTAATCTTGGTGCAATGGAAGATATCGTAAAAGGTTACCACGTAAGTGACGCAGAATTGATTATTGCAAGCTGTGATCCATGTTTTACATGTACGGACAGGTTAATGGTTTTAAAAGAACCTTTTAAGAAATAA
- the hdrC gene encoding CoB--CoM heterodisulfide reductase subunit C, whose translation MVLKSTEFNADFPKQIIEAGEWIFGKNASSFQKCYQCGTCTGACPSGRITPLRTRKLIRSALAGIDSILSGDDLWMCTTCYECYEKCPREVKITDIIKIIRNIAAEKGYIAEPHRKTSLLVFKTGHAVPVNDEIKKARLAIGLTEIPPTTHKYPEALEIVRDIMDDLNFCKKVGICRETMDLEPLNVQKSGE comes from the coding sequence ATGGTTTTAAAATCTACTGAATTTAATGCAGATTTTCCAAAACAGATCATTGAAGCTGGGGAATGGATATTTGGAAAGAATGCATCTTCTTTTCAAAAATGTTACCAGTGTGGAACCTGTACTGGTGCATGTCCAAGTGGAAGAATAACGCCACTTAGAACAAGAAAACTGATAAGAAGTGCTCTTGCAGGAATTGATAGTATTTTATCGGGTGATGACCTTTGGATGTGTACAACATGCTATGAATGTTACGAAAAATGTCCGAGGGAAGTAAAAATAACAGATATTATCAAAATTATAAGAAATATTGCTGCTGAAAAAGGTTATATTGCAGAACCTCACAGGAAAACCAGTTTACTTGTTTTTAAAACTGGCCACGCTGTTCCAGTTAACGATGAAATTAAAAAAGCAAGGTTGGCGATAGGTTTAACCGAAATACCCCCAACTACACACAAATACCCTGAAGCTCTGGAAATCGTAAGAGATATCATGGATGACCTTAATTTCTGCAAAAAAGTTGGAATTTGCAGGGAAACTATGGACTTGGAACCACTAAACGTTCAAAAATCTGGGGAATAG